The sequence below is a genomic window from Ficedula albicollis isolate OC2 chromosome 2, FicAlb1.5, whole genome shotgun sequence.
GGCGCTTTCTCTGTGCCGTTTTCTCATTGCAAATGAGTCACTTGGAATCAAGTATAAAGTCAAGTGAAAATGGTGCAACTGAGTATGACAAGACCTTAAGTAACAGCACTCAATGTGTAACTGCCAGCTCTATATTGACccttattttcttctggaaaaagcTACTAAAGTGTATTCTTGAAATGTGAACAGATTTTACTCCAAGTATAAATAAGTCCCAAaccaataatttaaaatgtgcacAAACAGTAAAATTGCTCCATTTAATTACCTGTATAAGAAATATAATACCCAATTCATTTCACTCACATTTCATTCAAAGCTACTGAATGTCAAAATATCAAATCAGTTTTTTGGTCAACAGTATTTGAACTggagatttgttttctttatgatACATTCTACTTTCCACATCGTAACTCTTTCTGTGACTACTTTTTTCATAGGTTAACAGTGGAAACAGTAGTGAATTCTCAAAACCCAGAAATATAGCAAATAAAGTCACTTGGAAAAAGCAATGCATAAATCTATTCACCTATGCAATAGCAGCATCTGACAATTACTTTGACAAAGATGTTAATGCAGAAGACATTTTCTCATAGCTCTGAAAAGCTTACTTCCATGGCAGGAAAGTTAAAAAATTCactttcttaaagaaaaaatctaaTGAAGAAATTTGATGCCCCTGTAAAACATCCCCTTTTGATTTTCAACAAATTGTACTGAACTTGTCAGATCATTTACTACCTATTCACTTCTACAACAAATCGTTAACACAAACTACAGCAGAGCACActgaataattaatttccagAGTTCacctttattaaaaacaagGTTTTTGTTGTGAGAACAAATAATCTCTCACTCGTAGCTTGAAAGCCTAAGATAGGATCATTGGCTTCCAGGGTTGCTACCAGCTGCTTAGCAACCTGTCCTACTtgtcttccttccttcctgttgTACAGAACTGTGGCCAGAGGAGTCGGCTGGCGATAGATGAAAACACGTCGCAGGCACTCGCAAAGAGCGGCGTAGGAGTAATCTGGAGCACAAGCCATGAACTTCTTGTCTTGCTTTGATGCTTGGACATAACCTGTATAGCCCAAAACCAAATAGAAGGGATAAGTAATATACAGATTTTAACAGAACTTTAAGTGACAGATAAAAAAGCAAGCTTAACTTAAAAACAATATGCCATTTGTAACCtaaccaaaaaaactccaaaacaaacgACAAGCTTAACTTAAAAACAATATGCCATTTGTAACCtaaccaaaaaaactccaaaacaaatgacaacaaccaaccaaaaaaaaaaaccaaaaaaaccaaaaccccaaaccatcaAAGCACTCTTATTACATAAGCCAGTACTTTCTGAAGGGATGCATTAAGCAGTTTAATACCAAAATACAATTCTTGTGTACCTCATCTTAACTAGTGTTTTGGATACATACGTACAACGAGATACTCTCCCTACATCTGGCTCCTTTCTGCCTCACaaggtttttcattttctaagcTGATCATAAGGCCACAGACATGGTCCACATGGGCAACCTTGGCCCAGTATTAGTGGTCAAAGTAGAATAACTATCTTCTCTGTCCTCATCTCCCAGTGTgttattacatttaaaaattaggatTTCTGAGCCTACCTAATCTTGAACAGACacttaaattttttcttctgtttagaACTGACTAAAAAAAAACGAGCTACTTTTTAACACACtgtaatttctgttaaaattcactcagaaggaaaaaaaaaatctgtcttttccACTTTCATTACAGGACTCTAGCTAGCATCAAATACACTAATTTCAGACTGATTTCCTTTCACACTTCTGTAAAGAGAATTGAGATAAAATCATTGCAAAGTGTTCTTTCTGCAAGGTTATTTGCTTCACTTCCATTGAAAAACGCATGCCAATGGTTATCACACAGGCCaacaagacaggaaaaatcTAAAGgtcatttattaaaatacctTACCATAAGATTACACATACATAGACATATAACCAATTAACTGAAGCTACTGCCCTGAAGctatgattttattaaaatacctTACCATAAGATTACACACACATAGACATATAACCAATTAACTGAAGCTATTGCCCTGAAGCTATGACGTCTGTGTGAGTGTTAAGGTGGTGATTATGCTTTTCAGTCTCTAACTCAAAGTCACTTATCCAAGGAACTCTCCTTTTTACTATGCAGTTCTGTGCTTACATTCCGTACATGGTCTGAAAAAGCTTGTTTTCCTCCAAGGgcataaacatttaatttctatgTTCTCTCATTTCTAAAATTAAGCTATCATGCTGCTATCAACAGAATTATAATAACTTTCAATTCAGATTTAAGTAAATGAATTATCAACATGAGCAATATCAGAACTATTAAGATGGAAATGTCTCAGAGGTGTGAGACTTCTTACCTAAAGCATTAAAAGTTGCAATGTGTTCCCACATATTCTCTGGCTGGTCAGAGTGAGGCTGCCAGAGAAGAGCATCAACATCATGCCTCAGGCAGAAGCATGGCATTTCTTTGGGATTCACAACAACTGAGAAAAGATACTGGTTGCTTCCAAGAttaatctgaaaacaaaacaaatacaaaatattgaTTCAAAGCACAAACAGCAGATTCTGCTACACATACTGCCAAAGTTAGATGATCAACAGTTTTATGTTTGCTACTTGACAAAATGTTTGAATACATTAAGCTGCATCCCACTGATGAACAGCTCAATACACCACAGGTGCCTTACATATTTCAAGGAGATGCAATTAAGTTTGTTAGAGTAATTATTCAGAGAAACATTATGTCCACTACACAAGCAAATGGGAATGTGTTTTGTGCTGAAATTGTTTTCTAGGATAGATCCTAACCAACAAATTCTCACGTTAGGAAAAGATTCTCTCTAAGTAATCACATCTGGTTTTCTGCAGGGCTAACGGAAGGAAATACTGTCCCTCTAAGGTAAAAGCTGGCAAGCAGTGAAACAAGGATTAGttggaatattaaaattatgaaatgtCAACATTTTTTCACAATCAGTAGTTACTAAATTTCAGATTAGCACACTCTTCAATAAAAAAGTTTGTAGGAGTTACGGGTAAAAAGCctctttctaaaggaaaaagGCCCCATAATTGCTaacaaagaaaccccaaacaacttggaagaaaaactaaatcaaagtgaaaatatATTCCCAGATCAAGCCCACTATCAAAGCATTCTGCCCCCagtcttttattttcaatgtgaCTGACAAAGAAGTATTATCTACGCTCCAGCTTCTTAGTAAAAAAGGTCAGGTTTCTACCAGGCTGtctgaaaaattactgaagaaaaagcaaactaaGTCATCAAAAGAATTTTATGCCACTGCAAAAGACCCTTTTCTTATAATTTGATATAACTTAGATTTTTTCAAATGACTCAATTGTGAAAgtatatgcattttttaaaatcagaacaaaaggagctttgtttttatattaaaatgacACTGAAGGACACTTATGAATTGACAATTTCTGTTGCTGCTATGATTTCATATCATGGGAAACATTTATGTGATTTCAACAGTCTACAGATTTTTGTACTGATAATAGAGGtcaaatttcaaacaaaaatgttttaaagtatttctgtaCTAATTTGCAGTACTTACTATATGAGTGACTTTCAAGGTATTGCCATCAAATCTACACAAGCTTGCTCCATCTTCAAGAAAAGCATCACATTCTTCTAACTCTTGAGCATTACAAGGTGGGTTTTCCTTTTCAGGGTTTggattctgaaaaaaagaacaaactacACTGAAAACCAAAGCTACTAAAACAATacatgaataaaaacaaaacaagcaaagagCAATTGAACATGAAGAATTATCTGCATAGCCATATATATTGAAAGATTAAGCTATTATGtagttatttaaaattaatagagTGATTTCTGCTGTGGAGGACAGCAGAAGTGGTAGGTACAATAAAATCAATTTCAGTTTGAGGAAAGATACATAAGCCACTAAAACATGGACAATAAATTCCCTTCTCTAAGTGGTGAAAGTATACAATCctgaaaatatatgcaaatttaGTAAATGTACATCAATTTAGGATTGTTTCAGCTTGCCATCAGTAatgctattaaaaattaattaattcactTTATAAGCAGCTCTAAATACATGACACATTTTAGTCTTGCTAATAATaactttaatttattaaaacctatttaaaattaatgaaaacttattattaaaaaatcatcACATTAAGCTCAGTatgaagtaaaaatgaaaagaaacttgAAGTTCCAAATAAATCTATGGCCAAAAGATACAGCACAATATCTTGCTCACAAATActgagggagaggaaagaaatcaATCTGGAGAActaaatagaatttattttaataacacTTTTCAGcctcattaaaaacaaagtaataaTCTAAACCAAAGATATCAAAAGTCACAGGAGGCACACTTTACAAGTTTCGAATGAGATGCCATTTTCTAATTAAACCAAGTATCAAGCAAATAGCAgctaaaaatcacattttattttaagtagaCTTCCTTTGTAACAAAAATGCCAGAAAGTCCATGAGTCGTGTTTTTAGTCTCAAACATGTCATTTACACTCACAGTCTGTGGGTCAAGTACAGCACCCCTAGGAAGACAGTATAAAAGTTTTGCTAACCTATTGATAAACAAGAAACAGACATCTTTCAAAATCATTTAATTCACTGCTTTGAAACAAACTGGCACATCCCAAACGGTGgaacaaagtttattttcacTGTTAAATCAGGCTTCTGTTTGTTGCACAGACACCATCATACAGGTTAAATTCAGTCTCTCTTGAAGAGTCTACTGTTCAAAGTACATGCACAACTCGAGTGCCATTAGTTTGTTAcactttcaattaaaaatgaatgaataGTAAATGAACTGATGAGCTGGGTCAATGCAGTGCACATTAGGGTATCAAGAAAAGACAACATGCAAAAGTACAAGAATTGTAAGTGTTTGATTCTTGACTCTTTACCATTACTTCAGAGGTAAGATGCATCAGGCTTTCAGCTATTTCAGAGCACCGGGAAGGGTCCATAATGAATTCCCCTCTTGTGTCACCAACAATTAGCTCTGGCCACCGGGATCCCTCGTTTTTCTTAATCAGAGAAATTTCCAAACTAAAATGCAAAGAGAAGACAAAGAGTAGCACATGAAAACACCACATCTATTTGTCTGATTCATCAAAAAGCTCTAAATGTAGATAAGAGCACTTCTCTTCAAACTGAATTAATAATGAGAATCACATAACAGAAACTATTAGCAttcaaattataaaataaactatcctaacaaaaatattctgagaaaAACAGACTAAGGATGTTATTTCTAATACACAAACCTCAGGATTTTCAATGTAAGTGTAGTTTACCCTGAAGCAgtctcattaaaatatttcaaatggtAGGAAATCACTTGTAAAGCAATCTATACAAAGACTCTCAAAATGTTACTACAGAGGTTTATTTGAAACCTAAGTAGCAGTTCTTAGGGCTGCTTAAGTGTGCCCTACCTCTATGTAAAATCTgggacaaaaatatttgtattttatagaCCTCATAAATACTATATCAATTAATGATGTATATTATCTATCTAAAATCATACTCAGAAGAGATAATATTTCCATAACATGctaaaaataccccaaaaacaacaaagagaACTCAGTATAATCACTAAACTATTAGGAATAACTAAATGAGTAAATGAAATATAAGACATAGCCCAATGCACCAACATAGTAATTCCACATAAATACAGTGTTAGATAAACACAGATATAATGATAAAACTGAAGTCAATTATATTATACTCGCTTCTTAGATACACTTACAGGTTCTCCAGCAATGACAGCTGTAGTGCTGCTGACAGAAAACCCTCCAAGTTACTAATTACTGCACCATAGCTCCAACTATTTAGTGAACTCTGAATCAGTTTCTAAAGCAATTACACTGGTATTAGGAAAAGAATACTCTTACAGAAGACATTTGGAGGAAATTTTTGACTTTTAATCAATAGATTTATAGTGGTGCTGCAGTATGAACATTAAGAACTGAGTGCAACTTATTAcactgaaatatgaaattacTCTTTCTCATTAAAGTAGAAGACTGAGATTCATGCAATAACACTCACTTGAATGAGGAATAAAACATCAAGTTATtcagctgaattatttttcagcatgatACCTAAAAACCAACCACCACACACATTTTAATCACAGTCAAATTTTAACACGCAGTAATAGATTaatctatataaaaatattagtcCCTATGGACATTAAGAACTAAGTGCAACTTATTAcactgaaatatgaaattacTCTTTCTCATTAAAGTAGAAGACTGAGATTCATGCAATAACACTCACTTGAATGAGGAATAAAACATCAAGTTATtcagctgaattatttttcagcatgatACCTAAAAACCAACCACCACACACATTTTAATCACAGTCAAATTTTAATACGCAGTAATAGTTTaatctatataaaaatattagtccctatgtttatttttcagcatgatACCTAAAAACCAACCACCACACACATTTTAATCACAGTCAAATTTTAACACGCAGTAATAGATTaatctatataaaaatattagtccctatggttttttttataattactgTCCTTTACAGTTAACCTTTTGGAAACTGCAAAAAGGCACCCTTATGACAACTCGAAGGGTAGCCTTTGTTTTAGATAAACAGCTCTGAGCTGTTGAGTGGATCACCTGGGCGTGCACATGTTTCTTCCTGAGTCCATTAAAGCTGTGAATATCTCTGATAACCAGACCAGAGTGGGTAAGTGAATACATGGCTCAGCCCAGGCAGAGTATGGAAATTAGacaatgcaaaaagaaaaaatctgacTGCGTTACTGTGTTTTAGGGAGCTCTGAACTGTTGCTTTACACCCTCTCcattctttcatatttttattttagaatgaGAAAGGCATCTAAAAGttacttctgaaataaaagcaggaacATTTCTATTTGAGGTCTACAGTATGTTAAGTTCACACAGACTCATTTTCTGCAATGCACAAGATATAgaattttttaggaaaatatattaaGGAATTTATAAGTCAAGCCTAAAGAATTTCCgttgtattattattataatgCTTGTTTGTGGAAAGTAGAAGAGAAACTAACACAAACAACAAGGTACATTCAGACTAATCAATCTTGAAAcatagtgaaaaaaataattgttgaaCTAATTAAGTTTACTCTTCTTACAAATGTATGCTTAACATTTTGATATTGGGAGGGCTTTTTTCCTGGTAAATAGCTGCAAAAGGGATTATTTTCACAATTAGATAAAGAAACAGTACTGAGACAGCAAAAGCCAGTGAACTGTTTTCAGGAGAGGAGACATTCTTGCAAGAAGAGACATGGAGTGTAGCATTAAATGAGACCATCCCAGAAGGGCCAGAAGTCAGATATGGTGTATGTTTTGAAATCAGTtcctataaataaaaaaaaactaaaaaatatatgcaatacCTTTTGTCCTCCCTAATTACCCATGTGGAGCTTTCATGGTCCACAGATGAATAGAGCTTTCCTTCCATCAAAGGAGGCTGGTCTTTTAGTGTAACACATATATTATCAGGGGAAAACCGTATTTTTATGTCATCTTTCGTGATGTCTTGAGGCAAGTGAACTGTTACAGTCACATCATCTTCAGTCTGCTGCCAGTAGTACAGAGGGTCTGCAATTGGAAACATGCAGCAAAATACAAACTAGATTATAAGGATTACTGGATTCCACAGCATTCAGTGCTGAGACATCTGGAGTTTTCCAGGAGTTTTTAAAGAGCCAAAATTAACTTTTACACTGATCAATTTACACAAAATATATTCTGATCATAAAATGGAGAAACACCTTTTTAGTAATCAAATTCGTTTGTGTCCCTCATTTGAAAAGTAATTGATATTCATGTCTATACTCAAATATGCTGATAGATATTACAATAGGCATTATTACTCTTAAGTTTATTGTACCATTATGAAATTTGAATGCAAAATGCACttaaaaacaatgaaacatGAATGATTAATAATTTGGTTGAGGAGACATCAGGGGCAGTATGCTGAGATGCCGGAGCGCAtccagaggaggggaagaggctggtgaggggcttggaacacaaaccctgtgaggaatgacTGAGGGAGATGGGGGTgcttagtctggagaaaaggagactcaggggtgaccttatcactctctacagctccctgaaaggtggctgcagtggtggggggggggaggttggtctctttctccaggcagtaactgacagaatgagaggacacagtctcaaactgcaccaagggaaatatagattggatattaggaaaacgttttttacagaaagagtgataaagtgctggaatggtctgcctggggaggtggcgGAGTCATCATtgctggatgtgtttaaaaaaagactggatgtggcactcggtgccatggtttagttggGGTGTTAGGGCATggattggacttgatgatcttaaaggtcccttccaacctggtgattctgtgacaaGCTACTGCACGCTAGAAGTACATGCCATTCACAGATGTGAACactttttttaatctattttgcCGGAAGCTATGCTGACCACTCAATAGACATGATTTTATAAGACTAAGGAGTCTTAATCTGCCTCAGCTAATGGAgatgaaataaaactgcttgCCCAGAGGCAGTGATTGACTTTTCCTACTGTGTCTAGAATCTGATTATTAAACTGCTAGAAGAAATGGCCTTTTAAGAGAAATGTTTATACAAAAGGAAGGCTATGACAGCATGGGTGGGTAATgcacagaaaatagaaattcagATGAATAAATTTTCTAAGGAGCAATCTTGTACAAGTTACCTCTCTATGTTGAGAAAAAAGTAAAGTATGGGGTCCCCTTGAAAGCTCTCAAGTTGTCacaacccaaccaaacccaacccaacccaagaTTCCACTGATCAAAACCTCACACCAGCAACTGTGACTCTGGAAGGACTCTTGCACTGTTGCCCTTTGCCACAACTGCCCTGGTTGCAATGAGTCAGTCACAGGTGCTAGAATTATACTTCCCCAGAAACGATTACTATCTGAGACATGACACCCTCCAAAATTCTAAAAACTGTATCTGATATTAAGAGTCCATTATGCCTGCAATTTTATATAACTGTGCAAATAAAACTAGAGCCTACATAAGATTTAGCAAAAGGCAACTGCATTATGGTGCTCAGTGCACTGAAGAACTGCTTTACCTCTAGATTTATATGTATAGACTATTCTTAATAAAATTACATGTAAAATATCACAGTCATCACAGTGTTTAACAATAACACATTACAGAAATGTGATCCTTTTGTATTATTTTCCAAATAGATTTTCACACTATTGACAAAGATTATGCTACTATCCTTCAGTTAGAATTCGTTCACTAACCAATGCCTCATatgcagaaacagaaatcaaaagTGAAATAATCCAACATAATTATATAGACATTACAGAGCTTAGTGATAGTTAGGAATAAACAACTCTATTAATAGGTTTTTAGATacttagttttgttttgattgcaaagaaaaaaaagtatgacTGCATTTTGTTGAAGTTTTTCTGAACTTTCCCATTTgagaaaagagaatattttacaGGAGTCTCGTTATTTCAAACCAACCACTTAAATTTTAGAAAGGCAGGAATAAATTACATATCAAAAAGCTTAGTGATGAATAACAGTTTGGGGAGGTCAATGCCCCTCTCCCATCTAGGAAgactgattttttaatttgagtaTTTCAGACAGATGTCTAAATTTAGGCATTAGCAATCCAACTAATACAAAAACTTATTATGAGTCTGTCTGCAAAATATCCTTTTTCTTAAGGCAACAAAATTCTTTAAGTATATCATATCCAAAAAAAGGCACCTAATATAGGTTTATGCACAATAAAACTTTCAACAgtaaatgcaaacaaacaaaagtcaACCTGTGCACAAGATAgatattaaaacatttaatgcTAGAGTTTCCAAAGAGATGCAAAACTAACAAGATATGTCTCAAGTCAAAGAAGAAAGCAGCCTATCATGACCTGTCAGACTAAGTCTTacctttcttttcatttgatACTTTTGCATCATCACTTTCTTCTAATTCGTCACTTTCACTGTGCATAAATGTGAATGGTTTGTGGGAAACAATCATTAGAGCATCCCCACTTGGCTCTATTGCTGCATAATGGGGGACTGACTTTCCTTGCAAAACTCTCCTTTTAATGATTTCGTAACCATGATCacctgtaaaataaattttttaaaaatcctaaaatatttctagaaGACAAATTATTACCTAAGGAActcattatatttaaaatactgtgcaaTCCTACCTGTTAAATCATGGTACCACAGTTTTCCAATGAGTTATACTGGATTAATCTAATACTGCCTTTTATTCTCACATTATCTTTGCTATCACAGCtagcccagcacagcctctgtacaaataggtttttttcttgtagagAAGGTCAGAAGAAAGCTAAGCATGTCACATTTTGTGAATCTCATAAGGCAGCATGGTGGCTCCTCATTTCAAGTTTTTACAGCAAGTATTCCTAAAAGTTTGgttaatgaaagaaaaccaactTTGAAAGGATACACCTTTGTTGCAGTCCTCTGAAATATCATGGAAGGTATGAAAAGACCTAACCACTGCCCccattctgatttattttcatgcttccattattttgttctttggtAACACAATAGTGGTGAGTGTGATCCCTTTGTCCAGTCTGCCAAACAGGGCAGAGATCTCACATTTCATGATGTCAAGAGACATAAACATGTTTTAAGGCTTTGCTGTGATGAAGCACAGATTTTGGTAATTTAAGAAATGGCGTGTTGATAAACTATTTACTTTTACTAAAATTCAGAGACAGAGTTTCAAGGAAATGCAAGCAACAGCAATTGACTACTGATGAAAGAGATTGTAAAGTATTGTAATTCCTCAAAACAGCTTTTATCTTTGAGACTGGTTCATATGTCAGTTTGATTTGTGAGATGTTTGTTTAAATGaaatcaaaatttatttctcttttcataaTTAAAGACTGCTTTGAATTTTGTTATTTGCATCTCTACTGACTAATTTCacaaattttctgtttcctggaaatgctggagaaCTGGCAagtctttttaaaagatttttaaatccaCTTTTAGGGAA
It includes:
- the NUDCD1 gene encoding nudC domain-containing protein 1 isoform X2, which gives rise to MRAFGMYNYLHLDSWYQDNVYYVDQFGRVMNLSVTLDTALQKPREVFRLPTDLTACDNRLCASMHFSSSTWVTLSDGTGRLYLIKSGKRGNSASEKWEIVFNEELGSPFIVAHSVSFVKCDAHSLAVLLLRVEKDELDTKGSGFHVTLEWVTIAGREGDHGYEIIKRRVLQGKSVPHYAAIEPSGDALMIVSHKPFTFMHSESDELEESDDAKVSNEKKDPLYYWQQTEDDVTVTVHLPQDITKDDIKIRFSPDNICVTLKDQPPLMEGKLYSSVDHESSTWVIREDKSLEISLIKKNEGSRWPELIVGDTRGEFIMDPSRCSEIAESLMHLTSEVMNPNPEKENPPCNAQELEECDAFLEDGASLCRFDGNTLKVTHIINLGSNQYLFSVVVNPKEMPCFCLRHDVDALLWQPHSDQPENMWEHIATFNALGYVQASKQDKKFMACAPDYSYAALCECLRRVFIYRQPTPLATVLYNRKEGRQVGQVAKQLVATLEANDPILGFQATSERLFVLTTKTLFLIKVNSGN
- the NUDCD1 gene encoding nudC domain-containing protein 1 isoform X1, with product MAGAAHCSLQAKRLLLDPKFEGYKLSLEPLACYQLGLDAAVAEVQLRDDQYTLDHMRAFGMYNYLHLDSWYQDNVYYVDQFGRVMNLSVTLDTALQKPREVFRLPTDLTACDNRLCASMHFSSSTWVTLSDGTGRLYLIKSGKRGNSASEKWEIVFNEELGSPFIVAHSVSFVKCDAHSLAVLLLRVEKDELDTKGSGFHVTLEWVTIAGREGDHGYEIIKRRVLQGKSVPHYAAIEPSGDALMIVSHKPFTFMHSESDELEESDDAKVSNEKKDPLYYWQQTEDDVTVTVHLPQDITKDDIKIRFSPDNICVTLKDQPPLMEGKLYSSVDHESSTWVIREDKSLEISLIKKNEGSRWPELIVGDTRGEFIMDPSRCSEIAESLMHLTSEVMNPNPEKENPPCNAQELEECDAFLEDGASLCRFDGNTLKVTHIINLGSNQYLFSVVVNPKEMPCFCLRHDVDALLWQPHSDQPENMWEHIATFNALGYVQASKQDKKFMACAPDYSYAALCECLRRVFIYRQPTPLATVLYNRKEGRQVGQVAKQLVATLEANDPILGFQATSERLFVLTTKTLFLIKVNSGN
- the NUDCD1 gene encoding nudC domain-containing protein 1 isoform X3, with translation MMLPLAMDTALQKPREVFRLPTDLTACDNRLCASMHFSSSTWVTLSDGTGRLYLIKSGKRGNSASEKWEIVFNEELGSPFIVAHSVSFVKCDAHSLAVLLLRVEKDELDTKGSGFHVTLEWVTIAGREGDHGYEIIKRRVLQGKSVPHYAAIEPSGDALMIVSHKPFTFMHSESDELEESDDAKVSNEKKDPLYYWQQTEDDVTVTVHLPQDITKDDIKIRFSPDNICVTLKDQPPLMEGKLYSSVDHESSTWVIREDKSLEISLIKKNEGSRWPELIVGDTRGEFIMDPSRCSEIAESLMHLTSEVMNPNPEKENPPCNAQELEECDAFLEDGASLCRFDGNTLKVTHIINLGSNQYLFSVVVNPKEMPCFCLRHDVDALLWQPHSDQPENMWEHIATFNALGYVQASKQDKKFMACAPDYSYAALCECLRRVFIYRQPTPLATVLYNRKEGRQVGQVAKQLVATLEANDPILGFQATSERLFVLTTKTLFLIKVNSGN